From Ictalurus punctatus breed USDA103 chromosome 2, Coco_2.0, whole genome shotgun sequence:
acactaatattaacactaacactaatactaatactaacactaatactaatactaacactaacactaatattaacactaacactaatattaacactaacactaatactaatactaacactaatactaatattaacactaacactaatactaacactaatactaatactaacactaataccaatattaacactaatactaacactacagTACTGATGAGTAAGGAGTTGATTAGTTCTCTGtaacagaagctctgacagtagcgcaggtttatattaatgtgctggtTCTGCTATGTTaaggtttctatagtaacagctccttCACAGGGTCtaggtgaagttttctgtaaggagatgtaaATGgaacgtgtatggaaggagtctccagtgtcagtgctgtgtaccagtcagaggtaaagctgtgagTTTAAGTGTTCTCACACCTTCAGGACAACACGTCCCCAAGTGTTTGATTTCTCACTAAACTTTACACTAAAACTGATCATTTGTATATCAGACCTAATTGGTCCAAGGCCATGGAATTTGTTTAGTCGCATCATAAAGTGAGGTATTGCGAAGCTCCACCCCCAAACTGTTTTTAGAGGTGTACtattaagggtttttttttaaatagaaaaatatgaaTTTAGCAAAAATGAATGCGCTACAAAATTGAATGAGAATCAGAATCCAGgagtttaacatttaaacattactcttattttaatataaaaatgtccAATGAAGAAATTTTTCTCTGTACGGTGTCTGACAAACTGATGCAAatacatttctgtgtgtgtgtgtgtaccaaaCCACTGAAAGCAGGATGAAGCTCCACACTGaacatctctctttctctctgtcactaGGCTAAAGTCAGCTTCAGTTTCGTGCTGAGTTTCTGATTGGTCGCTTCTCATGCTGCTCTGCTCTCATTGGCTGAGAGGAACAGTTTGCTCACCAATAGAAAATTAGTCTCAGATGAGAGAGCAGGAGCACAGGGTTTATTGGTCAGCGCAGTGAAGAACCACTCAGCTGTGGAGGCAGTTAGAGAGATGAGTGAAGTCTCACCCTTTCATAGGACTgctgtattttttctttttgttaattAAGAGATGAATTGATGTGAATTATTAGAGAAGATATTTACTGCTTATTAAAAGCATCCACCATACCATCGCAATCCTTTTTCCTGActgatttctttctatcttttctGCTTTGCTATTCTTCCTTTTAATTATATCCTTGATGTTGCCTGGTAGCTAATCTGTAGTCAGCATTGGAACATGGGGTTCAACCCTTAGAATTTTTGTATCTTTAATATGTAATTTGCTTAAAAGTAGTCAACTCTGATATGTGGATATaatgtagaatatatatatatatatatatatatatatatatatatatatatatatatatatatatatatatataaagtgattTAAGGTCAATAAATGGAttatttcaataattatttcactaCTGCACCTTTTTACATTAAATACCCATCTCAAGAGCTGTGATTTGATTCCATGTGTTGATGTATTTCTTTCTGAAACATGAAGTCAGAGTGACAGTGTGTTGAAGTGCTTGACTGTTGTACAAAATAGCCAATAGGGTTCGAGATATACCATGGCACGCCCCCACCACACCCAGTCTACACACACCTGACAGTAGAGATAAAATGGGAgataaaattatattactgaTGGAGACGGggtatatacacacaattatCCCTCAGTCTGAGGGAGTGGCGTTCCGACATGCTGGAGCAATACACTCCTCCGAAAAAAGACACATGACCCCGGCTCTCACAAACTCCGCCCACTCTGACATGAATAAACTCCGAACATTTATTCTCAGTTGGAAAAgttggaagtgtgtgtgaggacatGCAGCCAAAAACACACCGAAAACACAAGCCATGTTTACGGCTAACGAGATGCTACCCTAGAGCAAGACATGCCCACAGGGGGCGGAGTTATACACTCTAAATGGATGGGGAAAAAACACTTCCAGGAGTCATCAAAATTGCATATAATTTACCATGAAGTGGTGGACTAAAAATGAATATTTCCTAAACATGGCGTTTACAGCAGAATGGGAACAAATAAAGCACTGAAACACTTTACAGGTGCAACAGATGTACAACTGAAGGTAACACCGCAGTGAAGGACAATGGTACACTTTAGTAcccttctgtttgtttttaagagtgAATTGTAATTGTCTTATTTACAGTTATATAACATGAGGTGATTTTAACTCTTACAGATTTTAACTCATTTtatgctgatttttttaaaggagtcTGTACTGAACAAATCAATCCCCACCTGCCAAGCAAGTGTGTACAGCGAGCTGCTTTTTCACAGAAGATGCACAAAGACAGAAACCACACCGTTTTTACGTAAATACCACTTTAATTGTGTACAAAAGAGATTTTTAAATCGATttcagtataaaataaaatgtgaacgTTTTCTATAATAGAAGCCACCGATGAAgaatttgattttaaatgattgaAATAACGAAACCTGTGCTCCCattaacagacacacacacacacacacacacacacacacacctctgagcTTTTCAGACTGAATCTGCTGCTTGATGTGGAGTCTAATCtgaatgtgaaggtgtgtgtacaGCGCCCTCTGGTGGGAAAGAGCAGTGAAGCAGCAGGCAGGAGTTTCTCTTAAAAGCACGTCCAAGAAACAGAAAAGGCTTCTGCAGAGTCATTATAGGAgtaccttctctctctctcacacacacacactcacacaaaatCCTACCCCTTGCGTTACAGTACAAATATGCATAAAAACTGGTTTAGTGTCAAACTACTCTTGCTTAATGAAAGGTGCAAACAGTTAATGGTTAAACTGCGTGTTCTTTGGTTAacgtttatatgtttataataaACCCGTACTGTCACTGGAGCCTGGTCCTGAATACTACCACTTCATCTCATCCCTTTCTTCTGTCTTCTATTATGCCATCATGGTCATCAGGCATGTTAAAGTGTGTACAGAGTTTAAAACCTTTCAGTTCGGCTCAGACGGGGGTTAATTTCCAAGGAAACCCAGCAGGATTTTCTCATCAGCGCTGTTTTATAGTTAAATACTGGTTTTAAACACTGCTTTGGTGTAAATAATTGATAATTCATCAGCATTAATACTCTCATGCTTCCAGAGGCTGCATGCGTTACAGTGATAGTTCAGCCAAAAGTCATCACCACCTTACATTTACACTCGCAGGTGACGAgtcttgtgggcgtggccagtCCACAGTGATCTAGTTCTACACGACACACTTATCAGAAGCGTGTGATTGACGTGTTACGAGCTCGGCTTCGTTCGTGAGCTGTTCTAGCTACGCAAATTCACCAGAGACATCAACTATCTCTGCGACTTCCTTCCAAAGCTTTACTTCTCTTCTATACATGTTTTATACAACAGGATGTCAGAGGAAACCAGGCGTATGCGTCTTTTCTTCCATTGTTGTGCGTCAGACAGTAAGAGGGAAGTGATTACAGGTAGGAACTGAGGAAGTGAAGAAATGGACCGTCAGACTGAGCGTGTTACAGGATTGGGCCAAGAAATCGTTCGCTTCTTTATCACGTCATACCTAACTTACAGACAAACTCAATGAAAATGTCGCTGAATTCATGgctccatctccatctcacACACTTATGTAGAAAGTTACTTCTTTATTCTTGAACTGGAGCCAAGAGGCGAATGTAGCCAACAGTCATGGGCTCCAGTTTAGCATGGTACAAACTGATTGTCCTGGTGGGGGCGCTGATGAATAGctaatgacaggaaaaaaacaggaaagcACAAACTCTGTTCACATCCTGACACCACTTAAACTACACCCGATTAAAGGTAAACTACAGTGTGTTTCACTCTGATCTCTCTCCACTGTGTGTGCCTGCAGTTTACTCCAAGCTCACAGAAAACAAACGCCTAAGTGCTGCTGCCAAACTCGGCCATTAAACGTATAtttggaataaaacacagcgaTGAAGTCTTCAGCTGAAGGTGTTTGTGTATGAACGAAGCTGTAAACGCGTGGAATCACTCCCTTCAGAGAACTACTTTTTCAGAGGGGGGAGTTTGTGGTAGTTGTGTGTCTCTGATGGCGTAGGGATACCGCAAACCCTTCAGGAAAGGGTAAAGGAACTGGAACTTCTTTTTACTGAGTTACTGCAGCATGTGAAAGTTAAGGTTTAAAGATTAAAAGCCCATGAGAACAGATTGGGGAAGATTCTCACAGGCATCTGTGTCACCCAAACACCGCCACTGTTCCTGTGGAGCGGCTGCAGGTTCGAGTTTCACTGTTTAGAGTCGCGCAATCTGAACCTTTACTGAGGCCAACAGCTGCATTTACATTTCCGTTATTACTGAATTTGGAGTAAACGGGATTTCTGCTCTTATCAGTGCAGTCAGAATACAGACTCAGTTCTGATCtgtaatctcacacacacacacacacacacacacacacacacacaaccgagacagagtgagaaatgAAGTGAATAATAAAGCAGCTCTAGCAGCTTAATCAGACatgctgtgtgtgagtgtgtgtgtgtgtgtgtgtgtatatgtatatgtatatgtacagcTGTCTATTGATGCTCGCTACACCTGCTGTACActctgaaatgctcaaacctataaacataaaatcaaaaagatatactttaaaatgtacttaatgtaaaaaaaaaagtgcaagatgaaaaaaataaacatgtttaaacacCTTTGCTCCATCATAAACAGGATCACACACTCCTGACTGACAAAAAgcaggcacgcacacacaaacacaaggcACCAGACGTGTGAAGagggtgttgggggggggggggggggggggggtgttcagtCTCCGTGGCGACAGTGTGTGAAGGTGATCAGAGGATGGTGCAGGGACACCCacctctcttcttcttcccaGCGTGATTCGCAAGCTGAGGAGGACTTTCCGTCTCCTGGAACTTTCtaaatgtgagagagagagagagagagagagagagagagagagagagagagagagagagagaaacccatAAATTCCTTTTATTTATCCTGCATATCTAGTTTACACACTTATCTATATTAAGTTTATAGACATTTAAACCTCTAACTCGGTTATTTATCCAAAAactatattattaaataactaTGCAAATCTAAGTATGGATCCACTCAGGCTGTTCAGGAATTTAAAACAGAGCCCATAACAGTTTACatgtatataattaaaaattaattgaTTCTGCTCCATTTACTTAGtagaaaatcacacacacacacacacacacacacacacacacacacacacgaggcgGTGATGCGAGGTGAAGCAGAGGCCGTTACACCTCGGTTCTGCatcattttctaataattcaacggaCCGGAGTCagttattctgcttataccacagttaccACACCTCACGACATTGagcagatgttttatttcaagagagagagTTCACCCTTCTAACCCGCACTCGCCGTTATGAGTCCTACCTTATCGCTCGCACCACCTCCAGAAAAGCCTCGTCCACGTTGTAGCGGTTCTTCGCTGAAGACTCCATATAGTGGATCCGGTTCTCTTTGGCAAAAGACATGGCCTCTTCTCTCGAAACCTAGAAACAACACAACAGCATTATcctgcactcacacaaacacctaAGATCAGTCTCTGGTGGGCGTGGCCTCTACTGCATTATAAATTATGATGATCACTATGTTAAAATAGCGTTTGTGTGTTCATGCAGCTGCATGTGCATGAGACCGCAGCAGAAACCTCCACACTACACCGTACGGTACGGTCGGCAGAAAGTCATCTCCACGTGAAGAAACCATGATCCGCTCACACATTAAACATGAAACACGTTAGAGCGATGGGGGTGTGATGGAGCCTTTACCGCTCTCTGATGCTCCAGATCAGACTTGTTGCCTACGAGGACCATGGGGAAATCATCTCGGTCTTTTACCCGCAGGATCTGAGTGTGAAACTTCTGGATTTCGTTGTAGCTGTAAGGGAGCGATGGGAACAGATCAGAGCTGCAGCACAGAGGAGGAGGTTGTTCCCACACTGCAGTACTGAGACCACAGAGAGGAGCTTATATAACTCTAAAGTCCTGAACTCACTGACCCACAGCTCCACTACAGACACACAACATTTACAACGTTTACAATAAGAATTCAATGAagtggaaaacacacacacacacacacacacacacacccctacctTCCGACATCATTCAGAGCAAACACCAGTAGGAAGCCTTCTCCTGATCGCATGTACTGCTCTCTCATCGCTCCAAACTCTTCTTGACCTGCTGTGTCCagaactaacacacacacgcgcttaAAACAAGGCATCACAAACAATTTCAGCAATCAAAGGCATTAAACTCTAAAGGCAAGATAAAACAAGCAAACCTAAACCACAGagctttattacacacacacacacacgtaagaaGTCAACGTAAAACATTATTAACTTGTAATTGTTTGTTTCATGCAGTTCCATAAAAcagattaaacaaaaaaaaaaccaacacaaaaacatgctttCTCTGACGAATATGTATGAAATTAGTTAGAGTATGCATGATTATGCAAATTAGGACACGCCCCCCCGATCCCTGGACATCCCTGAAAGCCCAATATTTCCAGTGTTATCAAACGTAGCTAGCTGTTTAGCTCACTGCTAGACTGTGATTTCAGTACTATACCTGacttacacatttatttactcTTCAGAATACAAATTCAACGTTACCAAGACAACCACATTCTATTCGTCACCAACATTAAGACTAGTTACACACCTAGATGGTCAAAATGGTTTCCAGGGATGACATGGGGATCATATCCTGCTCATTTGCATGTGATTTTCGTGATATCACAAACAGAGCTCCTGAAACTTTAATAAGAAACTTATTTTATATGAGCCAAAAAAGGTTGAGAACTCCAGGGTTAATtattaaaacatgttttataAAGATTAAGGTGACTTCAGGGTTAGTTATAGTTCACTCcgagtccacacacacacacacacacacactgcgagAACATGCACAGCAGAGACGTACTGTCTAATCGAGTCTCCTTCCCGTCCACGGTGCAGATTTTGGTATACGAGTCCTCGATGGTCGGGTCATAGTCAGATACGAAGTACGACTGTGTGACGGGGAGAAGAGGCAGACGTTACTGCTTTTGGTATGGTGTATTTCACACACCAACAGGCTTCAGAGCTCAGGCATGAGAGGACATGTCTACAACACACACCTTCAAGAACATTCTCAGCAATCACACACTGACTCTCACACATGACCAAAAAACACGTCATTAtactaaaaacacaaacacacacacacacacacacacacacagtcaaaatCAAGATCCTATCCACAGAGGAAAGAGTGTATGATTTTAGAAATGTTGTTCATTAGTGAAATTTaggatttataatatataataacaataataacaataacaataataacaataacaataataacaataataataacaacaacaacagtatt
This genomic window contains:
- the rras gene encoding ras-related protein R-Ras isoform X1 translates to MTSEDERYKLVVVGGGGVGKSALTIQFIQSYFVSDYDPTIEDSYTKICTVDGKETRLDILDTAGQEEFGAMREQYMRSGEGFLLVFALNDVGSYNEIQKFHTQILRVKDRDDFPMVLVGNKSDLEHQRAVSREEAMSFAKENRIHYMESSAKNRYNVDEAFLEVVRAIRKFQETESPPQLANHAGKKKRGGCPCTIL
- the rras gene encoding ras-related protein R-Ras isoform X2; protein product: MTSEDERYKLVVVGGGGVGKSALTIQFIQSYFVSDYDPTIEDSYTKICTVDGKETRLDILDTAGQEEFGAMREQYMRSGEGFLLVFALNDVGSYNEIQKFHTQILRVKDRDDFPMVLVGNKSDLEHQRAVSREEAMSFAKENRIHYMESSAKNRYNVDEAFLEVVRAIR